The following are encoded together in the Bacillus sp. V2I10 genome:
- the leuD gene encoding 3-isopropylmalate dehydratase small subunit: MEAFQVHKGKLAVLNRSNVDTDQIIPKQFLKRIERTGYGRFAFFDWRYLNDGTENPEFELNKPEAAGASILVAGENFGCGSSREHAPWALGDYGFKVIIAPSFADIFHQNCLKNGLLPIRVEEHFHQQLIEKTSNPQFECTIDLEKQEIREGETVLYTFTVDPYWKDMLLNGHDEISLTFMYEEQIADYEKSRRVWMP, translated from the coding sequence GTGGAAGCATTTCAAGTGCACAAAGGTAAACTTGCTGTTTTAAACAGGTCGAATGTCGATACAGATCAGATTATTCCGAAGCAGTTCTTAAAAAGGATTGAACGGACCGGATATGGGAGATTTGCTTTTTTTGACTGGAGATATTTAAATGACGGTACAGAAAATCCTGAATTCGAACTGAATAAGCCTGAAGCAGCAGGTGCAAGCATCTTAGTTGCAGGAGAGAATTTCGGCTGTGGATCATCCAGAGAGCATGCTCCTTGGGCACTAGGGGATTATGGATTCAAAGTCATCATTGCTCCTTCTTTTGCAGATATTTTTCATCAAAATTGCCTGAAAAATGGATTGCTTCCTATTAGAGTAGAGGAACACTTTCATCAGCAGTTAATTGAGAAGACCTCAAACCCTCAATTTGAGTGCACGATTGACCTTGAAAAACAAGAAATTCGCGAAGGTGAAACAGTTCTTTATACGTTCACGGTCGATCCATACTGGAAAGATATGCTGCTGAACGGACATGATGAAATTTCCCTTACTTTCATGTATGAAGAACAGATTGCGGATTATGAAAAATCAAGAAGAGTCTGGATGCCGTAA
- the tig gene encoding trigger factor, which yields MSAKWEKLEGNQGVLTVEVDAETFSKALDEAFKKVSKQVNIPGFRKGKVPRGMFEQRFGVESLYQDALDIILPEVYPQAVEEAGIDPIDRPEIDVEQIEKGKNLIFTAKVVVKPEVKLGEYKGLEVEKMNAEVSEEDVDAEIKTLQERHAELVVKEEGAVENGDTVVIDFEGFVDGEAFEGGTAENYTLEIGSGSFIPGFEDQLVGLEAGGEKDVEVTFPEEYHAENLAGKPATFKVKLHEIKAKELPALDDEFAKDVDEEVESLEALKAKTRTRLEETRKAEAENTLRDSLVDKASDNAEVDIPQVLIENEVNRMMQEFEQRLQAQGMNLELYFQFSGQDEDALKEQMKEDASKRVKYNLTLEAIAKAENIEVTDEDVDAEIAKMAEMYNMPVENIKQALGSLEGLKEDLKVRKAIDFLVENSKEAA from the coding sequence ATGTCTGCAAAATGGGAAAAGTTAGAGGGTAATCAAGGCGTTCTGACAGTAGAAGTTGATGCGGAAACGTTCAGCAAAGCCCTTGATGAAGCATTCAAAAAAGTATCAAAGCAAGTAAATATTCCAGGATTCCGCAAAGGTAAGGTACCACGCGGAATGTTCGAACAGCGTTTTGGCGTAGAGTCACTTTATCAAGATGCTTTGGATATCATTCTTCCTGAAGTATATCCTCAAGCAGTTGAAGAAGCTGGCATCGATCCAATCGACCGTCCTGAAATCGATGTTGAACAAATCGAAAAAGGCAAAAACTTAATTTTCACTGCTAAAGTTGTTGTTAAACCAGAAGTGAAATTAGGCGAATACAAAGGACTTGAAGTAGAAAAAATGAATGCAGAAGTATCTGAAGAAGATGTGGATGCTGAAATTAAAACATTGCAGGAGCGTCATGCTGAACTGGTTGTTAAAGAAGAAGGCGCTGTTGAAAATGGCGATACAGTCGTAATTGATTTCGAAGGATTCGTCGACGGCGAAGCATTTGAAGGCGGAACAGCTGAAAACTATACACTTGAAATCGGTTCTGGCTCTTTCATCCCTGGCTTTGAAGATCAGCTTGTAGGCCTCGAGGCTGGCGGAGAAAAAGACGTTGAAGTAACATTCCCTGAGGAATACCATGCTGAAAACCTTGCTGGAAAGCCGGCAACTTTCAAAGTGAAACTTCATGAAATCAAAGCAAAAGAACTTCCTGCTTTAGATGATGAATTTGCTAAAGACGTAGATGAAGAAGTGGAAAGTCTTGAAGCTTTAAAAGCTAAAACAAGAACCCGTCTGGAAGAAACTAGAAAAGCGGAAGCGGAAAACACGCTTCGTGACTCACTTGTAGACAAAGCTTCTGACAATGCAGAAGTTGATATTCCTCAAGTATTGATCGAAAACGAAGTTAACCGCATGATGCAGGAATTCGAACAGCGTCTTCAAGCACAAGGCATGAATCTTGAGTTGTACTTCCAATTCTCTGGTCAAGATGAAGATGCATTAAAAGAGCAAATGAAAGAAGATGCTTCTAAACGCGTGAAATACAATTTGACTCTTGAAGCAATTGCTAAAGCAGAAAATATCGAAGTTACTGATGAAGATGTAGATGCTGAGATTGCTAAAATGGCTGAAATGTACAACATGCCTGTTGAAAACATCAAGCAAGCTCTTGGATCTTTAGAAGGATTAAAAGAAGATCTTAAAGTGCGCAAAGCAATCGACTTCCTTGTTGAAAACAGCAAAGAAGCTGCATAA
- the leuB gene encoding 3-isopropylmalate dehydrogenase, producing the protein MEKKIALLPGDGIGKEVMNGAVEILKAIEEQYYHRFHFQYGLIGGAAIDEMNSPLPQETLQMCRESDAVLLGSVGGPKWDKNPSHLRPEKGLLALRKELDLYANLRPVETVESLLDSSPLKREYVEGVDFMIVRELTGGLYFGKPSERNVKNGEHTVVDTLFYKRDEMERIIERAFQLAQGRKKKVTSVDKANVLESSRMWREVAEEVAMKFPEVELQHMLVDHAAMALIHNPKQFDVIVTENMFGDILSDEASMLTGSLGMLPSASLSATGLHLYEPVHGSAPDIAGEDKANPVAMILSAAMMLRHSFQMEEEAEAIENAVKHVLDSGKRTADLTRKGETPLSTTKLVEEIKAALADDHAIFNIMEAYA; encoded by the coding sequence ATGGAGAAGAAAATTGCATTATTGCCAGGCGACGGTATTGGAAAAGAAGTTATGAATGGTGCTGTTGAAATTTTAAAAGCGATAGAAGAACAATACTATCATCGTTTTCATTTTCAATATGGATTGATTGGAGGAGCGGCGATCGATGAAATGAATTCTCCGCTTCCGCAGGAAACGCTGCAAATGTGCAGAGAATCTGACGCAGTTCTGCTTGGTTCAGTAGGAGGGCCGAAATGGGATAAGAATCCGTCTCATTTAAGACCTGAAAAAGGGCTGCTTGCTCTTCGGAAGGAGCTTGATTTGTACGCTAATCTCCGGCCTGTTGAAACAGTTGAAAGCCTGCTCGATTCCTCTCCGCTTAAACGGGAGTATGTGGAAGGCGTCGACTTCATGATTGTCAGAGAATTAACAGGCGGTCTTTATTTTGGAAAACCAAGCGAACGGAATGTGAAAAACGGGGAGCACACGGTAGTGGATACTCTGTTTTATAAGCGGGATGAAATGGAACGCATCATTGAAAGAGCTTTTCAGCTAGCGCAGGGAAGGAAAAAGAAAGTGACTTCTGTTGATAAAGCGAATGTTTTAGAATCAAGCCGAATGTGGAGGGAAGTTGCTGAAGAAGTTGCAATGAAATTCCCTGAAGTAGAGCTTCAGCATATGTTAGTCGATCATGCAGCGATGGCGCTTATTCATAATCCAAAACAATTTGATGTAATTGTAACGGAAAATATGTTTGGTGATATTTTAAGCGACGAGGCTTCTATGCTAACAGGATCCCTTGGAATGCTGCCATCAGCTAGCTTGAGTGCAACAGGACTCCATCTTTATGAGCCCGTTCATGGCTCTGCTCCTGATATTGCGGGTGAAGACAAAGCAAATCCTGTCGCCATGATTTTATCAGCAGCTATGATGCTGAGACACTCCTTCCAAATGGAAGAAGAGGCGGAAGCGATCGAAAATGCTGTCAAACATGTACTGGATTCAGGCAAAAGAACGGCGGATTTAACAAGAAAAGGAGAAACACCGCTTTCTACTACCAAGCTTGTTGAAGAAATTAAAGCAGCCCTTGCGGATGATCATGCCATTTTTAACATTATGGAAGCTTATGCATAA
- a CDS encoding tetratricopeptide repeat protein: MMDGKKQRKVIPFPNLSERLVDKGLEALKNKQFKEALSLFYEVLELGEERAEIHLGIALCLMELGELEEAKSVCRKMLHEDIGDYFTVLQVYLTVLIQLRQYSEVQQTIEAVLQENQLPHDQAEHFYKLLDFSRKMTEDDDFPIDDDEDDENYTEPRNLLDTINQQVAYVQSLKDRNVSRHMQQLQSILKNAGSHPVVQSMILHLLMENEVAKEVKIVKFGKTMSLIPAELEDLTELPFTKKVLNVLDDILGQENPALFEAVKEVWVRHLYVLFPFLPEPAEARLWAAALHYAGYEMHGIAAPAEEVSYLYEVKENRLIEAARKIYEIEEISYLQI; encoded by the coding sequence ATGATGGATGGAAAAAAACAGAGAAAAGTTATTCCCTTTCCTAACTTAAGCGAGCGGTTAGTTGATAAAGGATTGGAAGCGCTGAAAAATAAACAGTTTAAAGAAGCACTCTCCCTCTTTTATGAAGTACTGGAGCTTGGAGAGGAAAGGGCTGAAATTCATCTCGGAATCGCATTATGCCTGATGGAGCTTGGAGAGCTTGAAGAAGCAAAGTCCGTTTGCCGAAAAATGCTCCACGAAGATATCGGAGACTATTTTACTGTGCTGCAGGTTTATTTGACGGTACTTATTCAGCTTAGACAATACAGCGAAGTGCAGCAGACCATAGAGGCTGTGCTTCAGGAAAATCAGCTGCCTCATGATCAGGCCGAGCATTTTTACAAGCTTCTTGATTTCAGCCGGAAGATGACGGAGGACGATGATTTTCCGATAGATGATGACGAGGATGATGAAAACTATACAGAACCGAGAAATTTGCTTGATACGATTAATCAGCAGGTTGCCTATGTTCAATCCTTAAAAGACCGCAATGTATCAAGACACATGCAGCAGCTTCAATCCATCTTAAAGAATGCAGGCAGTCATCCTGTTGTTCAATCAATGATTCTCCATTTACTTATGGAGAATGAGGTGGCAAAAGAAGTGAAAATTGTTAAGTTCGGCAAAACGATGTCGCTGATACCTGCAGAGCTTGAAGACCTAACAGAGCTTCCGTTTACCAAGAAAGTCCTGAATGTGCTGGATGATATTCTTGGTCAGGAGAATCCTGCGCTGTTTGAAGCAGTAAAAGAAGTATGGGTCCGTCATTTGTATGTGTTATTTCCATTTTTGCCTGAACCTGCCGAAGCGAGGCTGTGGGCAGCTGCTCTTCATTATGCCGGCTATGAAATGCACGGAATTGCAGCACCTGCAGAAGAGGTCAGCTATTTATATGAAGTAAAAGAAAATAGGCTGATTGAAGCAGCAAGAAAAATTTATGAAATAGAAGAAATTTCTTATTTGCAAATCTAA
- the leuC gene encoding 3-isopropylmalate dehydratase large subunit, whose amino-acid sequence MKARTIVEKIWDDHVVYRKDDQPDLLYIDLHLIHEVTSPQAFEGLRQNGRKVRRPANTFATMDHNIPTVNRFEIKDEVAKLQVSALEANCREFGIRLADLSSTDQGIVHVIGPELGLTLPGKTIVCGDSHTSTHGAFGALAFGIGTSEVEHVLATQTLWQKKPKTLNIHIDGSLKKGGVTAKDVILYIIGSFGVRFGTGYVIEFTGEAIEKMSMDERMTVCNMSIEAGARAGLIAPDETTFAYIEGREFAPKGEDLKEAIAYWQNLKSDPGAEYDDKIAIEAADISPMVTWGTNPGMAVAVDQKVPNTSMFNKVEEKQEAERAYFYMGLEPDTRVQDIEIDYVFIGSCTNSRITDLRQAAEVIKDRQVNPSVKAIVVPGSQKVKLQAEEEGLHHIFINAGFEWRESGCSMCLSMNDDIVPEGKRCASTSNRNFEGRQGKGARTHLVSPAMAAAAAIYGKFVDVRELTGGIASGSISSAQR is encoded by the coding sequence TTGAAAGCCAGAACAATAGTAGAAAAAATATGGGATGATCATGTTGTCTACCGAAAAGATGATCAGCCAGATCTTCTGTATATAGATCTGCATCTGATTCATGAGGTCACCTCCCCACAGGCGTTTGAAGGTTTAAGGCAGAACGGAAGAAAGGTAAGAAGGCCTGCAAATACGTTCGCTACCATGGATCATAATATTCCAACGGTTAACCGATTTGAGATTAAAGATGAAGTTGCAAAACTTCAGGTAAGCGCACTTGAGGCCAATTGCCGTGAATTTGGAATCAGGCTTGCTGACCTGAGTAGTACAGATCAGGGTATTGTGCATGTAATCGGACCTGAGCTTGGACTTACACTGCCTGGTAAAACAATTGTTTGCGGAGACAGTCATACATCTACACATGGTGCCTTTGGGGCCCTGGCATTTGGAATTGGAACTAGCGAAGTAGAACATGTGCTGGCAACACAAACGCTGTGGCAGAAAAAACCGAAAACATTAAACATCCATATAGACGGCTCCTTGAAAAAAGGGGGGGTAACAGCAAAAGATGTTATTTTATATATAATCGGATCTTTCGGGGTGCGCTTTGGAACTGGATATGTCATTGAATTCACAGGTGAAGCGATTGAAAAGATGTCCATGGACGAACGGATGACGGTCTGCAATATGTCAATTGAAGCGGGAGCGCGTGCAGGACTCATTGCTCCGGATGAAACAACATTTGCATATATTGAAGGCAGGGAATTTGCACCAAAGGGAGAAGACTTGAAGGAGGCAATTGCCTATTGGCAAAACCTGAAGAGTGATCCAGGGGCAGAATATGACGATAAAATCGCCATTGAAGCTGCCGATATATCTCCAATGGTTACTTGGGGAACGAATCCAGGCATGGCTGTAGCTGTTGATCAAAAAGTGCCGAACACAAGCATGTTCAATAAGGTTGAAGAGAAGCAGGAAGCGGAGAGAGCTTATTTCTATATGGGGCTTGAACCAGATACCAGGGTACAGGATATTGAAATAGATTATGTGTTTATCGGATCCTGCACAAATTCCAGAATAACAGATCTGCGTCAGGCTGCAGAAGTTATTAAGGATAGACAAGTAAATCCATCTGTAAAGGCGATCGTCGTTCCCGGTTCTCAAAAAGTAAAGCTTCAGGCAGAAGAAGAAGGCCTTCATCATATTTTTATTAACGCAGGATTTGAATGGCGTGAATCAGGCTGCAGTATGTGTTTAAGCATGAATGATGATATTGTGCCTGAAGGGAAGCGCTGTGCGTCAACGTCAAATCGAAATTTTGAGGGACGACAGGGAAAAGGGGCCAGAACACATCTTGTCAGTCCGGCCATGGCTGCAGCGGCAGCGATTTACGGCAAATTTGTAGATGTCAGAGAACTTACGGGAGGGATTGCAAGTGGAAGCATTTCAAGTGCACAAAGGTAA